A region from the Sutcliffiella horikoshii genome encodes:
- a CDS encoding RelA/SpoT domain-containing protein: MEVKEKIEKFSQEYELSQFTFSNYCSTVANILKSLLKKHSLQYQIVASRLKDFSSIENKLIKGSLPEGISTIFDIDDIAGCRVIFYLESDIQKFSNLLYDEFMVEKHNLRYSEDGYNALHLVVKLNKNRLELMEYAEFNELKCEIQLTTVLFHAWSEMSHNIIYKLPDGLSEFDEQSVNALKKQFGEVMKNQIKPASYTFEFINERFEKLKQGKQIFDVNFLQSIMFALSRNEVYEKVSLLHQFIIEFGDKTPDGFNLTEFIPKIIQKSRELETTDVETALGSMYGFEHYHVVEKCLDILNQIRYLYLEDTLDILLILSIDDGPKIREKAIQVLINLCKYNLKVIDKVGYFPQMQMVSKIKKELAIAIDFNKWVVLKTIFSNLLKLEFDDVSFTDYKEISIRTGTIGLNSHLQEIRKEVIDLLEYIYQNTFEIEIKVEIIKILMEVTNLPRRVEYNQQIHELVRENANEVISWLLDNFAGFQLLEIKAIDENSFRLKQLIPESEEIKRLITLIEMDIEYEVFKTLVGSDLSYSRDLGWREAEDLRRAGIIKYQNEINSENFPSWEKRIVSIATCCTGTNLWEFGNFQTFLFGIGKLKPSLAKNVIINNEEKLEVFLPNLIAGILYSDKENVAKEFIKDWITQNKYIEQCAAVFNLVEEHDFELMEQIFLKASKETNIKALFNLLHAIIRNVDCYEQSSILFVEIVKELSKHEQYNWTSLIWYDENSILHFLKEEDLEVILGELEKYNTLGVHEEEILKPTCIKEPEKVIYFFGRRIEKEIQMQNQGKNRLIDKYDAVPHNFYELDKFLIDKSEIILPQIIQWFNKSEWLYQWEAAQLIKNIFPNFEQPLQEFLNTLIFNGEANEAKIVLRVIKEYEGSPVTYEVCKNLIRTNVGNKEMMQELMSALTQTGVVSGEYGFVEAYKQIKKEVRKWQRGEKSQEIKTFVVEFMRYINPLILHEIRRADKNIEMMKRRYNSQ; this comes from the coding sequence GTGGAAGTTAAAGAAAAAATTGAAAAGTTTAGTCAGGAGTATGAGTTAAGTCAATTTACTTTTAGTAATTATTGTAGCACCGTTGCGAACATTTTAAAGTCATTATTAAAAAAGCATTCTCTCCAGTATCAAATTGTAGCAAGCCGTTTAAAAGATTTTTCATCAATAGAAAATAAATTGATAAAGGGCTCTTTACCTGAGGGTATAAGCACTATTTTTGATATAGATGATATAGCAGGTTGTCGTGTTATTTTTTATTTGGAAAGTGATATCCAGAAGTTTTCAAATTTGCTTTATGATGAGTTTATGGTTGAGAAGCATAACTTGAGATATTCAGAGGATGGGTATAACGCTTTACACTTAGTAGTAAAGCTTAATAAAAATAGGTTAGAATTGATGGAATATGCGGAGTTTAATGAATTAAAGTGTGAAATACAATTGACAACAGTTCTTTTTCACGCTTGGTCGGAAATGTCACATAATATTATATATAAGCTTCCCGATGGACTTTCAGAGTTTGATGAACAATCTGTTAATGCTCTTAAAAAACAATTCGGAGAGGTCATGAAAAATCAAATTAAGCCTGCTAGTTATACTTTTGAATTTATAAATGAGAGGTTTGAAAAACTAAAGCAAGGTAAACAGATTTTCGATGTAAATTTTTTGCAGAGCATCATGTTTGCATTATCACGTAATGAAGTTTATGAAAAAGTAAGTTTGCTTCATCAATTTATAATCGAATTTGGTGATAAGACGCCTGATGGTTTTAACTTAACAGAATTTATTCCTAAAATTATTCAAAAATCTAGAGAGCTTGAAACAACTGATGTTGAAACTGCATTAGGAAGCATGTATGGATTTGAACATTATCATGTTGTTGAGAAATGTCTAGATATATTAAATCAAATTAGATATCTCTATTTAGAAGACACTTTAGATATACTTTTGATATTATCTATCGATGATGGACCAAAAATTAGGGAAAAAGCCATTCAGGTTCTTATTAATCTATGTAAGTATAATTTAAAAGTTATTGATAAAGTTGGTTACTTTCCTCAAATGCAAATGGTATCCAAAATAAAAAAAGAGTTAGCTATAGCCATTGATTTTAATAAGTGGGTTGTTTTAAAAACAATTTTTTCAAATCTATTAAAGCTAGAATTTGATGACGTTTCATTTACTGATTATAAGGAAATTAGTATTCGGACAGGAACCATAGGATTAAATTCACATCTCCAAGAAATTAGAAAAGAAGTAATTGACCTATTGGAGTATATTTATCAAAATACTTTTGAAATTGAAATTAAGGTAGAGATAATAAAGATATTAATGGAAGTCACTAACTTACCTAGAAGAGTAGAGTATAATCAGCAAATCCACGAATTAGTAAGAGAAAATGCAAATGAAGTCATTAGCTGGCTATTGGACAATTTTGCTGGGTTTCAACTTTTGGAAATTAAGGCTATTGATGAAAATTCTTTTAGATTAAAACAATTAATACCTGAGTCTGAAGAAATAAAAAGATTAATTACTTTAATAGAAATGGACATTGAATATGAAGTTTTCAAAACTTTGGTCGGTAGTGATTTATCATATAGTAGAGACCTTGGATGGCGAGAGGCTGAAGATTTAAGACGGGCTGGCATAATTAAGTATCAGAATGAGATCAATAGTGAAAACTTCCCTTCTTGGGAAAAGAGAATAGTATCAATTGCTACTTGCTGTACCGGTACTAACTTATGGGAATTTGGAAATTTCCAAACCTTTTTATTTGGAATAGGAAAATTAAAGCCGTCATTGGCCAAAAATGTGATTATCAATAACGAAGAAAAGTTAGAGGTTTTCCTCCCTAACTTAATTGCAGGAATATTGTATTCTGATAAGGAAAATGTTGCTAAGGAATTTATAAAAGATTGGATAACACAAAATAAATATATAGAGCAATGTGCAGCAGTATTTAACTTAGTTGAAGAACATGATTTTGAATTGATGGAGCAAATCTTTCTTAAAGCTTCTAAAGAGACAAATATAAAGGCATTATTTAATTTACTTCATGCAATTATACGAAATGTCGATTGTTATGAGCAATCAAGCATTTTATTTGTTGAAATTGTTAAAGAGCTTTCAAAACATGAACAATACAATTGGACTAGCTTGATTTGGTATGATGAAAACTCAATTTTACATTTTTTAAAAGAGGAAGACTTAGAAGTTATACTAGGTGAGTTAGAAAAGTATAATACCTTAGGAGTTCATGAAGAGGAGATATTAAAGCCTACTTGTATAAAAGAGCCAGAAAAGGTTATTTATTTTTTTGGAAGACGTATTGAAAAAGAAATACAAATGCAAAATCAGGGTAAAAACAGATTAATAGATAAATACGATGCGGTCCCGCATAATTTTTATGAATTAGATAAATTTTTAATAGATAAATCAGAAATAATTTTGCCACAGATAATACAATGGTTTAATAAATCCGAATGGTTGTACCAATGGGAAGCTGCTCAGTTAATTAAGAATATCTTCCCTAATTTTGAACAACCACTACAGGAGTTTCTTAATACCCTAATTTTCAATGGTGAAGCGAATGAGGCTAAAATTGTTCTAAGAGTTATAAAGGAATACGAAGGTTCTCCTGTTACATATGAAGTATGCAAAAACTTAATAAGAACAAATGTGGGAAATAAGGAAATGATGCAAGAACTAATGAGTGCATTGACACAAACAGGAGTTGTTTCAGGGGAGTATGGGTTTGTAGAGGCTTATAAACAAATTAAGAAAGAAGTTCGTAAATGGCAGAGAGGGGAAAAAAGTCAGGAAATTAAAACATTTGTTGTAGAATTTATGAGATATATTAATCCATTGATACTTCACGAAATTCGAAGGGCAGATAAAAATATAGAGATGATGAAAAGACGATATAATAGTCAATGA
- a CDS encoding M48 family metallopeptidase, producing the protein MIHTYSGETIHFEIKYKNRKCIAIRMDVYGNVEVQAPKGTEDERVIQLLEERWELIQEKSKEMKDRLLGQQEKEYSQEERILYLGNTYPVKVYQDTTIEQDYVVFDEKHINVYVKQVEDGRIKQALKRFYYQQCKAIVEKSVKSYQSNFKVKPRSIRISDSKTTWGTCDSQLQLTFNWKLAMAPIKVIDYVVVHEMCHMIHLNHDRSFWRLVGKISPDYKEQENWLALSSWKMTI; encoded by the coding sequence ATGATACATACATATTCAGGAGAAACCATCCATTTTGAGATAAAATACAAAAATCGCAAATGCATTGCCATTCGTATGGACGTTTATGGAAATGTGGAAGTCCAGGCTCCTAAAGGTACAGAGGATGAAAGAGTGATTCAATTGCTTGAGGAAAGGTGGGAACTGATTCAAGAAAAATCAAAGGAAATGAAGGACAGACTGCTTGGACAGCAGGAGAAGGAATACAGTCAGGAGGAGAGGATTCTTTATTTAGGAAACACCTATCCTGTAAAGGTTTATCAAGATACTACTATTGAACAAGATTATGTCGTGTTTGATGAGAAACATATAAATGTATACGTGAAACAGGTGGAGGACGGAAGGATAAAACAAGCTTTAAAGAGATTTTATTACCAGCAATGCAAAGCTATAGTGGAGAAGAGTGTAAAATCCTATCAAAGTAACTTTAAAGTAAAACCACGGTCTATCCGTATATCTGATAGTAAGACTACATGGGGAACCTGTGATTCCCAATTACAGTTAACTTTCAATTGGAAGTTGGCCATGGCTCCAATAAAAGTAATTGATTATGTAGTAGTACACGAAATGTGCCATATGATTCATCTCAACCACGACCGATCCTTCTGGCGACTTGTAGGAAAAATATCACCTGATTATAAAGAGCAGGAAAATTGGTTGGCGCTGTCCAGTTGGAAGATGACTATTTAG
- the zwf gene encoding glucose-6-phosphate dehydrogenase, which yields MEAMTFVLFGATGDLAKRKIFPALYNLFLDKKLPLPISIIGVGRGELSDTDFQKHVKDSLKAFSRRSLHDDSNLEVFIRAFRYSHVDAIKAEGYKGLLELVKQREEELNIPENRMFYLSVAPELFNVIASNIKESGLGSTKGWKRLIIEKPFGHDLKSAQVLNDKLSKAFDEEEIFRIDHYLGKPMVQNLEALGFANPVLQALRNNQYIANVQITATETVGVEERADYYDKAGAIRDMFQNHMLQMLMMTAMQLPKQINAEEIRNEKRKIIESLRPLKKEDVVNHVIRGQYGPGEIQGKPVVGYTGESEVAPSSLNDTFVAARLYVDDDFWRGVPFYIRTGKRMTEKSTRIVIEFKNTLKDLYRAQEEETAPNLLVIEINPNESVSLQLNSKNPLNNGKIEPVSVDFSSKQADVPEAYERLIYDAMRGDSTFFAHWKEVELSWKWVQPILEAFEENTIPLPLYPSGSTGPNASHRLLAEQGYKWW from the coding sequence ATGGAGGCAATGACATTTGTCTTATTTGGGGCGACAGGGGACTTAGCAAAAAGAAAAATCTTCCCTGCTCTATATAATTTATTTTTGGATAAAAAATTACCTCTGCCCATCTCCATTATTGGGGTGGGCAGAGGAGAATTATCAGATACTGATTTCCAAAAACATGTGAAAGATTCTTTAAAAGCATTTTCTAGACGATCACTACATGACGATTCAAACCTTGAAGTGTTTATCCGTGCCTTTCGTTATAGCCATGTAGATGCTATCAAGGCTGAAGGTTATAAAGGATTACTTGAACTCGTTAAACAACGTGAAGAAGAATTGAATATTCCAGAAAATCGTATGTTCTACCTATCTGTTGCTCCAGAGTTATTTAATGTGATTGCTTCCAACATTAAAGAGAGTGGTCTAGGTTCTACTAAAGGTTGGAAACGTCTTATTATCGAAAAACCGTTTGGGCATGACCTAAAATCAGCTCAAGTATTAAACGATAAACTAAGCAAAGCTTTTGATGAAGAAGAAATTTTTCGCATCGACCACTATCTTGGAAAGCCGATGGTACAAAACCTGGAAGCGTTAGGGTTTGCAAATCCAGTGCTTCAAGCATTAAGGAACAACCAATACATTGCAAATGTGCAAATTACTGCAACCGAAACAGTTGGGGTTGAAGAAAGAGCTGATTATTATGATAAAGCCGGGGCTATTCGCGACATGTTTCAAAATCATATGCTGCAAATGTTAATGATGACAGCAATGCAGTTGCCAAAACAAATTAATGCAGAAGAGATCCGCAATGAAAAGAGAAAAATAATAGAATCACTACGTCCGTTAAAGAAAGAAGATGTAGTGAATCATGTGATTCGAGGTCAATATGGTCCTGGTGAAATCCAAGGTAAACCAGTTGTTGGCTATACAGGAGAATCTGAAGTTGCTCCTTCTTCATTAAATGACACATTTGTAGCTGCCCGTCTATATGTGGATGATGATTTTTGGAGAGGGGTTCCTTTCTATATCCGTACAGGAAAAAGAATGACAGAGAAATCCACCCGAATTGTGATTGAATTCAAAAATACTTTAAAGGATTTGTATAGGGCTCAAGAAGAAGAAACTGCCCCAAATCTTTTAGTGATTGAAATCAATCCAAACGAAAGTGTTTCATTACAATTAAATAGTAAAAACCCATTAAACAATGGAAAAATCGAACCAGTCAGTGTTGATTTTTCTTCTAAACAAGCAGATGTTCCTGAAGCGTATGAGCGTTTAATTTACGATGCAATGCGTGGCGACTCAACTTTCTTTGCGCATTGGAAAGAAGTGGAGTTGTCTTGGAAATGGGTACAGCCTATCTTAGAGGCTTTTGAGGAAAATACAATTCCCCTTCCATTATATCCATCCGGGTCAACGGGACCAAATGCTTCCCATCGATTATTGGCAGAGCAAGGATATAAATGGTGGTAG
- the hxlB gene encoding 6-phospho-3-hexuloisomerase encodes MNTTQYLAKIIKELIRSGDLISNDEAEKLVNGILESKKIFVAGAGRSGFMAKSFAMRMMHMGIDAYVIGETVTPNFEKDDILIIGSGSGETKGLVSMAEKAKSIGGTIAAVTIFPESTIGQLADITIKLPGSPKDQSESNFKTIQPMGSLFEQTLLLFYDAVILRFMEKKGLDTNKMYGKHANLE; translated from the coding sequence ATGAATACAACTCAATACCTAGCTAAAATCATAAAAGAGTTAATTCGCTCGGGAGATTTAATTTCCAATGATGAAGCTGAAAAATTAGTTAATGGGATTCTTGAATCCAAAAAAATCTTTGTTGCTGGCGCAGGTAGATCTGGATTTATGGCCAAATCATTTGCCATGAGAATGATGCACATGGGGATAGATGCCTATGTGATTGGCGAAACAGTAACCCCTAATTTTGAAAAAGATGACATCTTAATCATTGGATCAGGTTCAGGAGAAACAAAAGGTTTAGTTTCCATGGCTGAGAAAGCAAAAAGCATCGGTGGGACTATTGCAGCTGTAACGATTTTCCCTGAGTCCACTATTGGACAATTAGCGGATATCACTATTAAGTTGCCTGGCTCACCTAAAGATCAGTCGGAGAGTAATTTTAAGACGATTCAACCAATGGGCTCATTATTTGAGCAAACACTTCTACTATTTTACGACGCAGTGATTCTTCGTTTCATGGAGAAAAAAGGGTTGGATACCAATAAAATGTATGGTAAACATGCCAACTTAGAATAA
- a CDS encoding 3-ketoacyl-ACP reductase, with protein sequence MISLNGKTAIVTGAGRGIGRATAIALAKEGVHLGLIGLNMSNLEKVAAELAQFDVKVSAATADVTDLESVTHAVEHIKSDLGPIDILINNAGVAKFGGFLDLTPEEWEKIIQVNLMGVYNVTRAVLPGMIERKSGDIINISSSAGQKGAPVTSAYSASKFAVLGLTESLMLEVRKHNVRVTALTPSTVVTDLAIDTNLVKGNEENVMHPEDLAELVVASLKFNPRVFIKTAGLWSTNPS encoded by the coding sequence ATGATTTCTTTAAATGGAAAAACTGCAATAGTTACTGGCGCAGGAAGAGGCATTGGCCGTGCAACTGCTATCGCCTTAGCTAAAGAAGGCGTTCATTTAGGCCTAATCGGCTTAAATATGTCCAATCTAGAAAAGGTAGCTGCTGAACTAGCACAATTTGATGTGAAGGTTTCTGCAGCAACAGCAGATGTGACCGATCTTGAATCCGTTACCCATGCTGTTGAACATATCAAATCAGACTTAGGTCCAATTGATATCCTAATCAACAACGCTGGTGTTGCTAAATTTGGTGGGTTCCTTGATCTAACACCAGAAGAATGGGAAAAAATCATCCAAGTCAATTTAATGGGTGTGTACAATGTAACAAGAGCAGTATTACCAGGAATGATCGAAAGAAAATCAGGAGATATCATCAATATTTCTTCATCTGCAGGACAAAAAGGTGCTCCTGTTACAAGTGCCTACAGTGCTTCTAAATTCGCTGTTTTAGGCCTAACAGAATCACTAATGCTAGAAGTAAGAAAACATAATGTCCGTGTCACTGCTTTAACACCAAGTACGGTCGTTACCGATTTAGCGATTGATACAAATCTTGTTAAAGGCAATGAAGAAAACGTGATGCACCCAGAAGACCTTGCAGAATTAGTCGTGGCTAGTTTGAAATTTAATCCAAGAGTATTTATTAAAACAGCTGGATTATGGTCCACAAATCCATCCTAA
- a CDS encoding LLM class oxidoreductase gives MNKFEKHKGFSRTFQENKLSLGLFFPLEAYKGSIPVMDLKQQIDLARIAEEANFASLFVRDVPLNDPSFGDVGQIYDPWVFLGYLAAQTKEIALGTGSIVTTLHHPLDLAKAAASVDQISNQRLLLGIATGDRPIEFSAYKVNREERTELFQEALIVMKEAWKQSFPLIDSQRVGLEQGDLLPKPVLSDIPSFVTGRSGQSLEWIAENSDGWISYPRNIDVQAKLINDWRSLTYDFQPFSQSLYIDLAEDPDEGPTPIHLGFRSGYKFFIEYLNRLQEIGVNHVILNLKYGQRPAKDVINDLGEKVVPRFPAFK, from the coding sequence ATGAATAAATTTGAAAAGCATAAAGGTTTTTCACGCACATTCCAAGAAAACAAACTTTCACTTGGGTTATTCTTTCCTTTAGAAGCATATAAGGGAAGTATCCCGGTTATGGATTTAAAGCAACAGATAGATCTTGCCCGGATAGCTGAGGAGGCTAATTTTGCTTCTTTATTTGTTAGGGATGTTCCATTGAATGACCCGTCCTTTGGTGATGTTGGTCAAATATATGATCCTTGGGTTTTTCTAGGTTACTTAGCAGCTCAAACAAAAGAGATTGCATTAGGGACAGGGAGCATTGTGACGACACTACATCATCCACTTGATCTAGCGAAAGCTGCTGCATCTGTAGATCAAATATCCAATCAAAGGCTTCTCTTGGGTATTGCAACTGGAGACCGACCTATTGAATTTTCAGCATATAAAGTTAACCGAGAAGAACGAACAGAATTATTTCAAGAGGCACTTATTGTTATGAAAGAGGCATGGAAACAGTCATTCCCACTGATCGACTCACAAAGAGTTGGATTAGAACAAGGAGACCTCTTGCCGAAACCCGTTTTATCAGATATTCCTTCTTTCGTGACAGGGCGTTCAGGGCAGTCACTAGAGTGGATAGCTGAAAACAGTGACGGTTGGATTAGTTATCCGCGAAATATTGATGTACAAGCTAAACTCATTAATGATTGGCGTTCTTTAACGTATGATTTCCAGCCATTTTCTCAATCGCTTTATATTGATTTAGCAGAAGATCCGGATGAAGGCCCTACTCCTATTCACCTTGGGTTTAGGAGCGGATACAAATTTTTCATTGAATATCTGAATCGCTTACAAGAAATTGGAGTTAATCATGTTATTCTGAATTTAAAATATGGTCAACGTCCGGCAAAGGATGTAATTAATGATTTAGGAGAAAAGGTAGTACCTAGGTTTCCTGCATTTAAGTAA
- a CDS encoding SDR family oxidoreductase — protein MKMLVTGATGKLGSKIVEALLKKVPGNQLAVSVRNPEKAEGLRARGVDVRKGDFDYPETLDAAFAGVDRLLIISADGENETRIRQHANAIAAAERAGVKFIAYTSIANAKESENFLAPTHKATEEAIMKTGIPYSFLRNNWYLENEISSIQGVLAGAPWVTSAGNGKVGWALQQDYADAAVAVLTGNGHENSIYELSGKLLTQEEFVSALGNVLGKEVPLQQVDDNTYADIMKGAGVPDFLIPFLVEIQTGIREGTLEVESNDFEKLLGRSATPISDGLNQVVNDIS, from the coding sequence ATGAAAATGTTAGTTACAGGTGCGACAGGAAAATTAGGATCTAAAATTGTAGAGGCTTTATTAAAAAAGGTACCAGGAAACCAATTAGCTGTAAGTGTTCGTAATCCAGAGAAAGCTGAAGGATTGCGGGCTCGAGGAGTAGATGTCCGAAAAGGTGATTTTGATTATCCAGAAACACTTGATGCGGCTTTTGCTGGCGTTGATCGCTTGCTAATTATCTCTGCGGATGGGGAAAATGAAACAAGAATACGACAACACGCGAATGCAATAGCTGCGGCCGAGCGTGCTGGAGTGAAATTTATTGCTTATACTAGCATAGCGAATGCAAAGGAAAGTGAAAACTTCCTTGCTCCAACGCATAAAGCAACAGAAGAAGCTATCATGAAAACAGGTATTCCTTATTCATTTTTAAGAAATAATTGGTACTTGGAAAATGAAATTTCAAGTATTCAAGGTGTTCTAGCAGGTGCTCCTTGGGTGACATCAGCAGGAAATGGTAAGGTAGGATGGGCATTACAACAAGATTACGCAGATGCTGCGGTTGCGGTATTGACTGGTAATGGGCACGAAAATTCTATCTACGAGCTTTCTGGAAAACTATTAACTCAGGAAGAGTTTGTATCAGCTCTTGGTAATGTATTGGGGAAAGAAGTACCTTTACAACAAGTTGATGACAATACTTATGCAGACATTATGAAAGGTGCAGGTGTACCAGATTTTCTAATTCCTTTTCTTGTGGAAATCCAAACAGGCATTAGAGAAGGTACGCTTGAAGTCGAAAGCAATGACTTCGAAAAACTTCTTGGGCGTTCAGCTACACCAATTAGTGACGGACTCAATCAAGTTGTTAATGATATCTCTTAA
- a CDS encoding Rrf2 family transcriptional regulator, whose product MNSEFTIAVHSLVLLAHLPDHMASSQKIADNVSTNPARIRKIMSCLRNHGFVRTKEGIGGGYILQRDPDEITLGQIYRSVSGATIKPNWCSGDPEEECVVASNIQLVMDEVFEETDQYFSAYLDRISIASILKKIKQY is encoded by the coding sequence GTGAATAGTGAATTTACGATAGCCGTTCATAGCTTAGTTCTTTTAGCGCATTTGCCTGATCACATGGCAAGTAGTCAAAAGATTGCAGACAATGTTTCCACAAATCCGGCAAGAATTCGTAAAATAATGAGTTGTTTGCGTAACCATGGATTTGTACGAACAAAGGAAGGAATAGGAGGAGGCTACATTCTTCAAAGAGATCCTGATGAAATTACATTGGGGCAAATCTATCGCTCAGTGTCAGGTGCAACGATTAAACCCAATTGGTGCTCTGGAGATCCTGAGGAGGAATGTGTGGTTGCTTCTAATATTCAACTTGTGATGGATGAGGTCTTTGAGGAAACCGATCAATATTTTTCAGCGTACCTCGATCGTATTTCCATTGCATCTATCTTGAAGAAAATAAAACAATATTAA
- a CDS encoding winged helix-turn-helix transcriptional regulator encodes MSRMQEKMFNCEKELTLSVIGGKWKMLILWHLGKEGTKRFGELKALMPGITQRMLVNQLRELEEDLIVKREVYPVVPPKVEYSLTEQGRSLMPILDAMYNWGKDYMETAGLNPLVR; translated from the coding sequence ATGTCGCGAATGCAGGAAAAGATGTTTAATTGTGAAAAAGAATTAACACTTTCCGTTATTGGTGGTAAATGGAAGATGCTTATACTATGGCATCTAGGGAAAGAGGGAACGAAGCGATTTGGTGAATTGAAAGCTCTTATGCCAGGGATCACGCAGAGAATGCTAGTTAATCAATTGCGAGAACTGGAAGAAGACTTGATTGTAAAACGCGAAGTCTATCCCGTCGTTCCTCCAAAAGTAGAATACTCCCTTACTGAACAAGGAAGAAGCTTGATGCCGATTCTCGATGCTATGTATAACTGGGGAAAAGATTATATGGAAACTGCAGGATTGAATCCTTTAGTAAGATAA
- the hxlA gene encoding 3-hexulose-6-phosphate synthase, with product MELQLALDLVNIPEAIELVKEVEDHIDIVEIGTPVVINEGLHAVKAVKEAFPNLKVLADLKIMDAAGYEVMKASEAGADIVTILGTAEDMSIKGAVEEAKKQGKKILVDMIAVKDLAGRAKEVDAMGVDYICVHTGYDLQAVGKNSFEDLQTIKSIVKNAKTAIAGGIKLETLPEVIKVQPDLVIVGGGITGQADKKAAAAKMQQMINQG from the coding sequence ATGGAATTACAATTAGCATTAGATTTAGTAAATATTCCAGAAGCAATTGAGTTAGTTAAAGAAGTGGAGGATCACATTGATATCGTCGAAATCGGTACACCGGTTGTAATCAATGAAGGACTTCATGCAGTAAAAGCAGTAAAAGAAGCGTTCCCTAACTTAAAGGTATTAGCAGACCTAAAAATCATGGATGCAGCTGGTTATGAAGTAATGAAAGCTTCTGAAGCTGGTGCAGATATCGTGACAATTCTTGGTACTGCTGAAGATATGTCCATTAAAGGTGCTGTTGAAGAAGCGAAAAAACAAGGTAAAAAAATCCTTGTTGATATGATTGCTGTTAAAGACCTTGCTGGACGTGCAAAAGAAGTGGACGCTATGGGCGTTGATTATATTTGTGTTCATACTGGCTACGATCTTCAAGCAGTTGGAAAGAACTCTTTTGAAGATTTACAAACCATCAAAAGTATTGTGAAAAATGCTAAAACTGCAATCGCAGGTGGTATTAAGTTAGAAACACTTCCAGAAGTTATCAAAGTACAACCAGACCTTGTCATTGTAGGTGGCGGGATTACTGGACAAGCTGATAAAAAAGCTGCTGCTGCAAAAATGCAACAAATGATTAATCAAGGGTAA
- the gnd gene encoding phosphogluconate dehydrogenase (NAD(+)-dependent, decarboxylating), translating into MKIGLIGLGKMGLNLGQNLIDNKHEVVAFDVNRSSVEEMKKYGAQGTSDLKELVASLEKPRVVWIMVPHAVVDSVIDEMTPLLSAGDIVIEAGNSHYKESIRRYNQLKEVGIHFMDAGTSGGMEGARNGACYMIGGDPEAWSIVEPIFKDTAVENGFIYAGKAGSGHFLKMVHNGIEYGMMAAIGEGFEVLEKSEFDFDYEKVARVWNNGSVIRSWLMELTERAFSKDAKLDEIKGIMHSSGEGKWTVETALDLQAATPVIAMSLLMRYRSLDNDTFTGKVVAALRNEFGGHGVEKN; encoded by the coding sequence ATGAAAATTGGATTAATTGGTTTAGGAAAAATGGGATTAAACTTAGGTCAAAATTTAATTGATAACAAGCATGAAGTAGTAGCTTTCGATGTAAATAGAAGTTCCGTTGAAGAAATGAAGAAATACGGTGCTCAAGGTACATCTGATTTAAAAGAACTTGTTGCATCATTAGAAAAACCAAGAGTTGTATGGATTATGGTTCCGCATGCTGTAGTGGATTCAGTAATTGATGAAATGACACCATTATTAAGCGCTGGAGATATCGTAATTGAAGCTGGGAATTCTCACTATAAGGAATCCATCCGCAGATATAACCAGCTAAAGGAGGTAGGAATTCACTTCATGGATGCCGGTACTTCTGGTGGAATGGAAGGTGCTCGTAATGGAGCATGTTATATGATTGGTGGAGACCCTGAAGCCTGGAGCATCGTGGAACCTATTTTCAAGGATACAGCTGTCGAAAATGGATTTATCTATGCTGGTAAAGCAGGGAGCGGCCATTTCTTAAAAATGGTTCACAATGGAATTGAATACGGCATGATGGCAGCGATTGGTGAAGGATTCGAGGTGCTAGAAAAAAGCGAATTCGATTTTGACTACGAAAAAGTAGCTAGAGTGTGGAATAACGGCTCCGTTATTCGTTCATGGCTCATGGAGTTGACTGAACGTGCATTTTCAAAAGATGCAAAGCTAGATGAAATTAAAGGGATTATGCACTCTTCTGGTGAAGGGAAATGGACAGTTGAAACAGCTCTAGATTTACAAGCAGCTACTCCCGTTATCGCAATGTCGCTTTTGATGCGTTACCGTTCATTAGACAACGATACCTTTACAGGTAAAGTGGTAGCTGCATTAAGAAACGAATTTGGTGGACATGGTGTTGAAAAAAACTAA